Genomic segment of Salvia splendens isolate huo1 chromosome 12, SspV2, whole genome shotgun sequence:
ATGTATTGGCTTCACAAACTGTGACTTCAACCATCTCCCTACACGCAACATCTTGGGTATCAACTTAACAAACTTATatttcaacacacaaaatatatgacTGCACAATAGATCAAGTCTCTCAAACTTTTTGCATCCACAAAAATAGGTATCATCACTAATGGAGTAAGTTATTGTCCATGAGTTTGAATCCTTGTCCTTTACGTTATATACTTCAATCTCTTTATTGGTAGACACTCCTAGAGTTGCACAAGACAAAAAGAAACATGCATAAACTATCTCTTCTTGAATTGCATTATAACCACTACCACTATATATCGTTGACGCGTGTTTCTCGATTTCCAATTCTTTCGCAGAATAGGTACTTTTGTTGAATCATAGTATTCAAGCTTTGCGCTATTACTTCTTTGAGTCTCCAGAGCATGGTTATAGTTCATATAAAATTGCATAAGGTTAGCCCGAGACTTTGAGTACCTTTTAAAGAAGCTATTCTGTGATTCAGACAAAGAAGTTGTCTTTATCAACGAACTCATCGGAAAATCATGGAAAAAGGCTGGAACCCAAAACCTTCTGAATGCAAACATTGATGAAAACCAGTCATTATTGGCCAGCCCATATCTTTCCATTATAGCATGCCAAGTTTCTTCAAATGCATCAGGTTCTATCAACTCCGACCATACATATGCATTCAGTTCATTCTTTAGTTCTTCACTACCAAGCATGTTCTATGGCAATTTGTCAGCAACTTTATTCATAACGTGCCACATACACCACCGATGTCTTATATTGACAAGGACCTCCTCAATAGCAACTTTCATTCCTAAGTCTTGGTCGGTTACAATGAGTTTGGGAGCCACACCCATACACTTTACAAATTGGTTAAATAACCATGAAAAGGAGTTAGCATTTTCTTTGGACAAAAGGCCAGTAGCAAATGTCACACGGCGACCATGATTATCCTTGCCTGTAAAAGGAGCAAATATCATACAGTACCTACATTTTAAAATCACTTAAGGCACAATATATATCactgtaatgcacaatatgCATCGctgtaatgcacaatatacatcactatatgctcaatatactccATGTCAAGACATGCTCAATACACTTCACTGTAAGAATGTTGTAGTTCACTAATTGCTCAATATactttcctaaaatgaaaaacgatacactataagcatgcagaaatatacatcactgtaatgcacaatatacatcactgtaatgcacaatatacttcactgaagTGAAAAATAGTAATTAGTGTGCACATACCTATTTGTTGAGTATGTCgtatcaaaagaaacaatatcacCATACAAATGACAGTTTCTCTTGGCAGTAGGATCTCACCAAAACAAACGTGTCAATCTATCTTTTGAGTTGACTTCATACTCATATGTAAATGCACCACAAAGTTCCTTCTTCCTGTGCATCTCATTTAATAGCATTTGCGCATCAGCTCCTTCCACGTATGCTCTAAGGTCACGTCTATAGTCGTGTACTTCTAAAATAGTACACCCTACATAATCTAATCCACCAAGCACTTCCTTAAGTAAGCTAAAACTTAAAGTTGGACCAATGTTTGCATTAGCACAATCAAGGATGAATTTCTGGTAGACTAAATCCAAATTGCGGTTCAACTTCATAAAACGCTTATGGCGTTCCTCAACCATCTCGTGATTATGTTCTTAAACGAAACTTTGTATAACATAACCAACACCCATAAAATACTTCCATGCCGTTTGCATTTCACCTCAGATTGTTCACTCTTTCTTTGCTTTGTACCTTCTCGGCTACACACCACGTAAATCCAAGTAATGACATATTTCTCTAATTCATTGgggatttgaatatttttctttaatttctccCCATATTATATGCCCCCTCCCTcccttcctacttggagattttttatttgtcttgttatcttatttatgggatactcaatatctttttacctattttgtgagtatatttctctccaagtaaataccaaatcgatttctatgctaattaaataaccaaaTTTTCGAAAACCCCTCCCCaacactacacgcctattttatttaattgtggaacttattcattgacctctattttattctcccacaattttaattgttttattta
This window contains:
- the LOC121757590 gene encoding uncharacterized protein LOC121757590 — translated: MVEERHKRFMKLNRNLDLVYQKFILDCANANIGPTLSFSLLKEVLGGLDYVGCTILEVHDYRRDLRAYVEGADAQMLLNEMHRKKELCGAFTYEYEVNSKDRLTRKDNHGRRVTFATGLLSKENANSFSWLFNQFVKCMGVAPKLIVTDQDLGMKVAIEENMLGSEELKNELNAYVWSELIEPDAFEETWHAIMERYGLANNDWFSSMFAFRRFWVPAFFHDFPMSSLIKTTSLSESQNSFFKRYSKSRANLMQFYMNYNHALETQRRVSTNKEIEVYNVKDKDSNSWTITYSISDDTYFCGCKKFERLDLLCSHIFCVLKYKFVKLIPKMLRVGRWLKSQFVKPIHGGFCDDHEIHLAVDKKKIAFKNLYALFIETAQSIEGNIDQINAFAAIIEEGKKQLLGEGVVLSSTEKRALIENFYGSQVPNFIEVHPPDVVSTKGSGSMKKSRRESAMKLAMKRTAKRLMRRKIRGRDDLDINSSLCSLFRALMINFITLLSEFYLNANLVFVLSSSANKFTFICIR